A genomic window from Winogradskyella sp. J14-2 includes:
- a CDS encoding metal-dependent hydrolase: MDSLTQIVLGAACGEAVLGKKIGNKALLFGAIGGTIPDLDVFVGAIFFKNEIDIMLFHRGFMHSIFFSIIGAFTLGWLVYNLFNTGKRINNTNLYDWVKLFFWSLFTHPVLDSFTPYGTQLFAPFSNYRVAFNNIAVADPLYTIPFLFSMVVLMFYNRKNEKRRFWLKAGIGISSVYMLFTIFNKLYIDDLFKASLKENGISHTRFSTQPAILNNILWYGIAESENDYHVGFYSLLDTSKSFSDWKTIPKIRALTSLEYKDVKDLAWFSNNYYNVEFLENEEYMYRDLRYPLVQTKEGYKAIFNLKLFKENNRLNMLPFKPEIEDFSFTMSALWMRLKGK, encoded by the coding sequence ATGGATTCATTAACTCAAATCGTTTTAGGTGCCGCTTGTGGTGAAGCTGTTCTAGGCAAAAAAATAGGCAATAAAGCTTTACTTTTTGGTGCAATTGGTGGTACAATTCCAGATCTTGATGTTTTTGTTGGTGCCATTTTCTTCAAAAATGAGATTGATATTATGCTCTTTCATAGAGGGTTTATGCACTCCATTTTCTTTTCAATTATTGGAGCTTTTACATTAGGGTGGCTTGTCTATAATCTCTTTAACACAGGCAAACGAATTAACAATACAAATCTTTATGATTGGGTAAAATTATTCTTTTGGTCATTATTTACACATCCAGTTTTAGATAGTTTTACACCATATGGTACGCAATTGTTTGCGCCATTTTCTAATTATAGAGTAGCCTTTAATAACATTGCAGTAGCAGACCCTCTTTATACCATACCATTTTTATTTAGTATGGTTGTTTTGATGTTTTACAACCGTAAAAATGAAAAGCGACGATTTTGGTTGAAAGCTGGTATAGGAATTAGTTCTGTTTATATGCTATTTACAATTTTTAATAAGCTCTACATTGATGATCTTTTTAAGGCTTCATTGAAAGAAAATGGTATAAGCCATACAAGATTTAGTACGCAACCTGCAATTTTAAATAACATTCTTTGGTATGGTATTGCAGAATCTGAAAATGATTATCATGTAGGTTTCTATTCGTTATTGGATACATCTAAAAGTTTTTCGGATTGGAAAACCATTCCAAAAATTAGAGCACTTACATCTTTAGAGTATAAGGATGTAAAGGATTTAGCTTGGTTTAGCAATAATTACTATAATGTTGAATTTTTAGAGAATGAAGAATACATGTATAGAGATTTAAGATATCCGTTAGTGCAAACCAAAGAGGGGTACAAAGCAATTTTTAATCTAAAATTATTTAAAGAAAATAACCGCTTAAATATGTTGCCTTTTAAGCCAGAAATAGAAGATTTTAGTTTTACAATGTCAGCACTTTGGATGCGTCTAAAAGGAAAATAA